In the genome of Piliocolobus tephrosceles isolate RC106 chromosome 20, ASM277652v3, whole genome shotgun sequence, one region contains:
- the LOC111533237 gene encoding 40S ribosomal protein S4, X isoform yields the protein MARGPKKHLKRVAAPKHWMLDKLTGVFAPRPSTGPHKLRECLPLIIFLRNRLKYALTGDEVKKICMQRFIKIDGKVRTDITYPAGFMDVISIDKTGENFRLIYDTKGRFAVHRITPEEAKYKLCKVRKIFVGTKGIPHLVTHDARTIRYPDPLIKVNDTIQIDLETGKITDFIKFDTGNLCMVTGGANLGRIGVITNRERHPGSFDVVHVKDANGNSFATRLSNIFVIGKGNKPWISLPRGKGIRLTIAEERDKRLAAKQSSG from the coding sequence ATGGCTCGTGGTCCCAAGAAGCATCTGAAGCGGGTAGCAGCTCCAAAGCATTGGATGCTGGATAAATTGACTGGTGTGTTTGCTCCTCGTCCATCCACCGGTCCCCACAAGTTGAGAGAGTGTCTCCCCCTCATCATTTTCCTAAGGAACAGACTTAAGTATGCCCTGACAGGAGATGAAGTAAAGAAGATTTGCATGCAGCGGTTCATTAAGATAGATGGCAAGGTCCGAACTGATATAACCTACCCTGCTGGATTCATGGATGTCATCAGCATTGACAAGACGGGAGAGAATTTCCGTCTGATCTATGACACCAAGGGTCGCTTTGCTGTACATCGTATTACACCTGAGGAGGCCAAGTACAAGTTATGCAAAGTGAGAAAGATCTTTGTGGGCACAAAAGGAATCCCTCATCTGGTGACTCATGATGCCCGCACCATCCGCTACCCCGATCCCCTCATCAAGGTGAATGATACCATTCAGATTGATTTGGAAACTGGCAAGATTACTGATTTCATCAAGTTCGACACTGGTAACCTGTGTATGGTGACTGGAGGTGCTAACCTGGGAAGAATTGGTGTGATCACCAACAGAGAGAGGCATCCTGGATCTTTTGACGTGGTTCACGTGAAAGATGCCAATGGCAACAGCTTTGCCACTCGACTTTCCAACATTTTTGTTATTGGCAAGGGCAATAAACCATGGATTTCTCTTCCCCGAGGAAAGGGTATCCGCCTCACCATTGctgaagagagagacaaaagactGGCGGCCAAACAGAGCAGTGGGTGA